A genome region from Carassius auratus strain Wakin unplaced genomic scaffold, ASM336829v1 scaf_tig00006001, whole genome shotgun sequence includes the following:
- the LOC113071129 gene encoding integrator complex subunit 11, which produces MPDIKVTPLGAGQDVGRSCILVSIGGKNIMLDCGMHMGYNDDRRFPDFSYVTQNGRLTEFLDCVIISHFHLDHCGALPYMSEMVGYDGPIYMTHPTKAICPILLEDFRKITVDKKGETNFFTSQMIKDCMKKVVPLNLHQTVQVDEELEIKAYYAGHVLGAAMFQIKVGLESVVYTGDYNMTPDRHLGAAWIDKCRPDILISESTYATTIRDSKRCRERDFLKKVHETVERGGKVLIPVFALGRAQELCILLETFWERMNLKAPIYFSTGLTEKANHYYKLFITWTNQKIRKTFVQRNMFEFKHIKAFDRSYADNPGPMVVFATPGMLHAGQSLQIFKKWAGNEKNMLIMPGYCVQGTVGHKILNGQKKLEMEGRATLEVKLQVEYMSFSAHADAKGIMQLIRMAEPRNMLLVHGEAKKMEFLKDKIEQEFSISCYMPANGETTTVVTNPSVPVDISLNLLKREMALGGPLPDAKRPRTMHGTLIMKDNSLRLVSPEQALKELGLSEHQLRFTCRVQLHDPHSDTDTLGRIYTHLKSVLKSYSIQHVPDGTVIVESIVIKVTASAEEPNLKVVLLSWSYQDEELGSFLSTLLKKGLPS; this is translated from the exons ATGCCTGATATCAAAGTTACGCCTTTAG GGGCTGGTCAGGATGTTGGCCGCAGCTGTATTTTGGTCTCCATCGGAGGCAAAAACATTATGCTTGACTGCGGGATGCACATGGGCTACAACGATGAT AGACGTTTCCCAGATTTTAGTTACGTTACACAAAACGGTCGCCTCACTGAGTTCCTGGACTGTGTCATTATAAG TCATTTCCATCTGGATCACTGCGGTGCTCTTCCCTACATGAGCGAGATGGTGGGTTACGACGGGCCCATCTACATGACCCACCCCACCAAAGCCATCTGCCCCATCCTGCTGGAGGACTTCAGAAAGATCACCGTAGACAAAAAGGGAGAAACCAACTTCTTCACTTCACAGATGATCAAAGACTGCATGAAGAAAGTTGTGCCACTCAACCTTCACCAAACAGTTCAG gtagACGAAGAGCTGGAGATCAAAGCGTACTATGCAGGTCATGTCCTGGGAGCCGCGATGTTTCAAATCAAAGTCGGCTTGGAGTCTGTCGTCTATACA GGTGATTACAACATGACACCAGACAGACATTTGGG AGCTGCATGGATTGACAAATGCCGACCAGATATTCTGATATCAGAGTCCACATACGCCACCACGATCAGAGACTCCAAACGCTGCAGGGAGAGAGATTTCCTGAAGAAGGTTCATGAAACAGTAGAGAGAGGAGGGAAG GTCTTGATTCCAGTGTTTGCTCTGGGAAGAGCACAGGAACTCTGTATTCTGTTGGAAACTTTCTG GGAGAGAATGAATCTGAAAGCCCCCATTTACTTCTCCACCGGGTTGACTGAGAAAGCCAATCACTACTACAAGCTCTTCATCACCTGGACCAATCAGAAGATCCGCAAGACCTTTGTACAAAGAAACATGTTTGAGTTCAAGCACATTAAAGCCTTTGATCGCTCGTATGCTGATAACCCTGGACCAATG GTCGTGTTTGCCACCCCTGGGATGTTGCACGCTGGCCAGTCTTTACAGATATTCAAGAAATGGGCCGGCAATGAAAAGAACATG cTGATCATGCCAGGGTACTGTGTGCAAGGCACTGTGGGACACAAGATCTTGAATGGACAGAAAAAACTGGAGATGGAAGGAAGAGCAACG ttggaAGTGAAGCTACAGGTGGAGTACATGTCCTTCAGCGCTCACGCTGACGCCAAAGGCATCATGCAGTTGATCCGCATGGCAGAACCTAGAAACATGCTGCTGGTGCACGGAGAGGCCAAGAAAATGGAGTTCCTCAAAGACAAGATCGAGCAAGAGTTTA GTATCAGCTGCTATATGCCGGCTAACGGAGAGACGACGACCGTAGTGACGAACCCCAGCGTCCCCGTGGACATCTCGCTCAATCTGCTGAAGAGAGAGATGGCTCTCGGAG GTCCGTTGCCTGATGCTAAAAGACCTCGCACCATGCATGGGACTTTAATAATGAAGGACAAT agTCTACGGCTGGTTTCTCCAGAACAGGCTCTCAAAGAGCTGGGCCTCAGTGAACACCAGCTGCGCTTCACCTGCCGTGTGCAGCTCCACGACCCCCACAGCGACACCGACACACTCGGCCGCATCTACACACACCTCAAGAG TGTATTGAAAAGTTACAGCATCCAGCACGTCCCAGACGGCACGGTCATCGTAGAATCCATCGTCATTAAAGTGACGGCCTCAGCCGAGGAGCCCAACCTCAAAGTCGTTCTTCTCTCATGGAGCTATCAG GATGAAGAATTGGGCAGTTTCTTGTCTACGTTGCTGAAGAAAGGTCTGCCTTCGTGA
- the LOC113071130 gene encoding lysophosphatidic acid receptor 4-like codes for MENTTILYTDFQRYLFTPIYSLVLFFGLIGNLGALYYFVFKIKQKSPSNIYIINLAVADTLFLFALPFRIHYHLNDSNWIFGDAMCRITGTIFFANIYISISFMTCICVDRYIATLHPHTYLQLRNTNLTALVSTAVWLVSGSAVLAFMLTCPLSSKGNMCFEGFTKEEWSDLAPYSICSLIFGSLLPSVVILVCYPIVARRIARINNSTARGARRIIYAILVITILCFLPYHVVHLAYLLSRLRDIKEDGGIYVLRRVTMALVSLNSLLDPLLYYFATGHYKWRLKRLRLKKKKGVYSISKGF; via the coding sequence ATGGAAAACACAACCATATTGTACACAGATTTCCAGCGCTACCTCTTCACACCCATCTACAGCCTGGTCTTGTTTTTCGGATTGATTGGAAATCTCGGAGCTTTGTATTACTTCGTCTTTAAAATCAAACAGAAATCTccttcaaatatatatatcattaaccTAGCGGTGGCCGACACGCTTTTCTTGTTCGCCTTGCCATTTCGTATCCACTACCACCTCAATGACAGCAACTGGATATTTGGCGATGCCATGTGTCGCATCACTGGCACCATCTTCTTCGCCAACATCTACATCAGCATCAGCTTCATGACCTGCATCTGCGTGGACCGCTACATCGCCACCCTCCACCCTCACACCTACCTGCAGCTTCGCAACACGAATCTCACAGCTCTGGTGAGCACCGCTGTGTGGTTGGTCTCCGGCTCGGCCGTGTTGGCCTTCATGCTAACATGCCCATTATCAAGCAAAGGGAACATGTGCTTTGAGGGCTTCACTAAAGAGGAGTGGAGTGACTTGGCCCCGTACAGCATATGCAGTCTCATTTTTGGCTCCCTTCTGCCCTCTGTGGTCATCCTGGTGTGCTACCCCATTGTCGCCCGTCGAATCGCCCGGATCAACAACTCCACCGCCCGCGGGGCACGGCGCATCATCTACGCCATCCTGGTCATCACAATTCTGTGTTTTCTGCCTTACCATGTCGTGCATCTAGCGTACCTCTTGTCACGCTTGAGAGACATCAAAGAGGATGGCGGGATTTACGTCCTCCGTAGGGTGACCATGGCTCTGGTCAGTCTAAACAGCCTCCTGGACCCGCTGTTGTACTACTTTGCTACGGGTCACTACAAATGGAGGCTCAAAAGACTGAGGCTGAAGAAGAAAAAGGGGGTTTATTCCATTTCCAAAGGCTTTTGA